A window of Verrucomicrobiia bacterium genomic DNA:
GACGCCGGCCGGGTGGACCCGGAGTTCAGCCTGCTGGTCGTCACCCTGGGTTCCGGCGAACAGGCCGTCATCGGCAGTTACGCGGCACACGCCACCGTGCTCCCGGCAAACATCATGCATTTCCACGGCGACTACCCCGGCGCATGGCAACGCTCGGTCGAGGCTGGCGGCATCCGGCTGGCCGTCTTCCTCGGCGGTGCCATGGGCAGCCACGCCCCCCGCGCCCCCTCCAGCGACTGGGAGGGAGCCCGCGCCATGGGCGAACGCCTCGCCCAACGCACCCTCGAAACCATCCCCCGCCTCGCCCGTACCAACCGCATCGCCTTCGGCTTCGAAACCCTTCCCTTCGACCTCCCCGAACCCCAGGTGCGCCTCGCCAACAACCTCCGGCTCCGACCCTGGCTCGCACGCCGCCTCCTCCCCGTGCGCCCGGATACCCGCCTCCAGGCCTTGAGATTGGGAAACGCCATCTGGCTCTCGACGCCTGCCGACACCAGCGGCGAACTGGCTCTCGACCTCAAAACCCTCGGCCGCCTCCACGGCCTCGACGTGGCAGTCACCAGCTTCAATGGGGATTACGTGGGCTATGTCGTGCCCGCCCACTACTACGACCTCAACACCTACGAGACGCGCACCATGTCCTTCTTTGGCCCCCAACTCCCGATGGCGTTCGAGCACCTGCTCGCCAGTCTCGTCCGGATCCTTGCCGGATCCAACGGACACCCGGACCCCGTCGTCACGCCCCCTCCGCCCGCACCAACGGCGCCTTCACGAACGCTGTCGGACGCAGGTAGATAGGCTGCATGGGCGTCTCCCCCTCCAGTCCGGTCACCCCACGCGCCCACACCGCCAAATCCGCCGCGTCCGGAAACACCGTCTCCGCCTCGGATCCGAGAATCCCCTCATGTGTCCGTACCAGTCGAACCCCCGGCCCCACATCCCGCATCAATGCCTCCCGTGATCCGATCCGCAGCGGCACGCTCGAAATAACCCGCTCCGCCCCAACCTCGAATCGCTCCCAGTAGTACTCGCCCCGCTGCGCGTCGGTGGCGATCACCACCGAACCCAGCCGTCCCAGGCGCCGGCAGCCCAGCGCCACCAGCAGGGTCGATCGGCATCCAACCAACCCGGCGCCCGTCGCCAGCCGCCACCCCTCCGCCACCGCCAGCGCGGCCCGGATGCCCGTGTAGGAACCGGGCCCCAACCCGACCGCGATCCTTTCAACCGCCCCCCGTCCAACCCCCGCGGTTTCCAGCACCTGCCGGATCATCTCGAACAGCGGCACACTGCGCAGCGCGTTCTCCGCCACCCCGGCCGGCACCCCCTCCCCCGCAGACACCGCCACCGACCGCCTGGATGTCGCACATTCAATGGCCAGGCAGTTCATACTCGATGCGTCGTCGCCATTCACCCTCCCCATGAAACCATACCCGGCACAGCCCTCGCGGATCCGGCCCCGGCCAGCGTTCGTACCATTCGATGGCCGCCACCCCATCTTCCGGCGGCAGATAGGCGCCCAGCCCGGCCTCCAGAATCTGCCCGGCCCCTTCCAACCGGTACAGGTCGAGGTGAAAGAACGGCAGCCGTCCCCTCCGATACTCGTTCACCAGCCCAAAGGTCGGCGACACAATCCGCGCCCGCACCCCCAATCCCCGAGCCAGCCCCTTGACCCATTGCGTCTTGCCCATGCCCAGCGGACCCGTCAGCCCAAACACCCACCCCGGTTGGGCCAGTCGCCCCAGCCGCTCCCCAAGCCGCTCCGTGTCCTCGGGACTATCCGAAATGCAGGTATCCATACTCGGGAAGTTCATGCACCCCTTGCGCGTCGCGCAATCGCA
This region includes:
- the tsaE gene encoding tRNA (adenosine(37)-N6)-threonylcarbamoyltransferase complex ATPase subunit type 1 TsaE, producing MDTCISDSPEDTERLGERLGRLAQPGWVFGLTGPLGMGKTQWVKGLARGLGVRARIVSPTFGLVNEYRRGRLPFFHLDLYRLEGAGQILEAGLGAYLPPEDGVAAIEWYERWPGPDPRGLCRVWFHGEGEWRRRIEYELPGH
- the tsaB gene encoding tRNA (adenosine(37)-N6)-threonylcarbamoyltransferase complex dimerization subunit type 1 TsaB, whose protein sequence is MNCLAIECATSRRSVAVSAGEGVPAGVAENALRSVPLFEMIRQVLETAGVGRGAVERIAVGLGPGSYTGIRAALAVAEGWRLATGAGLVGCRSTLLVALGCRRLGRLGSVVIATDAQRGEYYWERFEVGAERVISSVPLRIGSREALMRDVGPGVRLVRTHEGILGSEAETVFPDAADLAVWARGVTGLEGETPMQPIYLRPTAFVKAPLVRAEGA